The sequence below is a genomic window from Candidatus Rokuibacteriota bacterium.
ACACGGCCAGGCCCACAAGAGCGCCGATGACGCCCACGCCTAGCTGTAGTTAGCGGTTCTTTAGCTCGATCCCGACCCTCGTTCGATAGCAGATCCGCGGCAGCACGAGCCCCTCGGACAGAAACGTGAGCGTCTCCACTTGCAGGCGCCGGTGCGCCACGACGATCGTGCGCAGGTCCTTGGAGATCCAGCCAACAAGCTCGGGAACATGGTCGTATCGGATCTGCTCGCCCGAGCGCGGCCCCTCGAGAATGGTGCCGGTGGACATCGGCCCCCTGACTACGACAGTCCGGTCCTCATTGACCTCGTAGGTGAAGTCGCCGTCCATGGTGCTTGAATTAGCGCCGCCCGGATTGAAAAACGTTGGGGTCGTTGAGGGCAAGCCAACACCCGCCACAGTCGTGCGAGCCTTTCCCGTGCCGTCGCCGTTGAACGTGCGGACCCCGATTACGCTGCTGGAGCTTGCAAACGTGCGCGTCCCTATCGGAATGAAATTGCCATCAAAGCCATCGAACGAAGTGAAGCAGGTGGTCACGCCGGTAAACGCAAAGTCGCCTTTCAACAGCGTGTTGAAGTCCGTCGCCTCGGCCGACACGCTGCCGAGCGCGAGCAATAACCCACCCACCACCGACCAAGGTGCTTTCGAGCGCAACATTAGACCCTCCCAACGAGCCGATACGCTCGCGAAGCGGCTGAAACGCCATAGCCCTGCATCCGGGTCGACTCGGAGTCTCCGCACCACGGGAATATCTCCTTATCCGCCCAACTAAAGTTAAGTTAGGCCGCAACCCGGCTCAGAGCGGCACTCACCATCACGGAGTGGCAGGCTCCATGCCCTTCGCCTTGATCACCACCGCGGCCGCTGGTGCCGTGAGATGCTTGATCAGCGCCTTGGCCGCGTCCGGTTGTTTGGCGGCGGCACCAACGCCGGCCGAGAAGACGAGGCAGTTCTGCAGCTCCGGTGGCAGCAGACCGACATGCTCCACACCGCGGACGGACAGAAGTATGTTGGTGAGCGCAATTCCGAGCTCGGCCTCGCCGTCGGCGACGGCCTGAGGAGTACGCAAGGGGACCTGCTGCGGCTTGGCCTTGGCTTTCATCGGCTCGGCGATGCCGAGGCGCTCGAACACTTTTGCAAGATGGATGCCGGTCGTGCTGTCCGCCGTGTAGGTGATCGAACTCGCGTTGAGCAGCGCGCGCTTGAACGCCTCGACCGAACCGATGTCGGGCTTGGGTGCACCCGCGCGCACGGCGACGCCCATGCAGACCTGAGCGATCTCAGCGCGCGTGCCGGCAGCGATCTTGCCCTGTTTGGTCAGATCATCCATCGGAGCGCGAGAGAGGATGACGAGGTCGAAGGCCTCACCGGCCTCGATCTGCCGTTTCAAGGCAGGGGCCAAGCCGTACTGGATCACGAGCTTGTGGCCCGTCGTGCGTTCGAACTGGGGGCCGAGCTCCCCGATTACCCCCGACATTGCGGCGCCCGCTATGACCTTGACTTCAGCGGCCTCTGCCGCCACGCCTTGCGCCAACAGCAGCACGAATCCGATTTTTGCTGCTGCGCCAAATGAACGTATCTTCATGGCCGATCCTCCTCCTCTCAGGTGCCCTCCTATAACCCCCCACAACTGGCCATCCGGCACAGCCAACGGGGATTCGGCTAGCTGCTGGGTGGGCGGTACCCTGCTCCTGCTGCTTTCTTCATGGCGGCCAGCCCCTCTTCCATCGTCATCAACGGCGTGGTCTTGATCGCCTTCACCGCACCCCCTGCTGCGGCCGCCATGGAAAACGCCGCGGCACTCGTGTTATCAGGTAGCTGGCAAATCGCCACAATGTCGTACTCCCCGAAGGCCAGCCACCCTGCTTCGATCTTCCCCCCGAGCTTCTCGATCACCGGCCGTACCGCCTCGAGGCGATTCTGCGGGTTCTTGACGAGGCTCGCCCACGCCTCAGCTGTGTAGGCTGCCTGCAGTAGGTAGTACGGCATTTCGGGCCCTCCTCCTCATTGGTCGTAGCTTCGAACATCGGGAGCCGAATGCCACAGGCGGACCGGCGGGTCTGCTCAGCTGCTGCTGGGGGGTCCCGGAGACGCAAACGCCCTCGCCGGCCAAAAGCGGGGCCAACAAGGGCGCCCAGGGGCTGTCCAGACACCCGATCCAGGGACATTGCCTGCCTCCCCTGAGAGGGCCGGACATTGCGTTTGTGAGGGCCCGAAACATATGCCCAATCGAGGGAGACGTCAAGGGGGGTGGTCCTGGCCTCCCGCTCTATGGCCTCACACGGGACCTTCGTGCGGGCGGCCCGGCCCTACCGTGAGCGAGATGGCGGGTGAAGCCCTCGACGAGGGGAGGCGGATTGGGGGGAGGGCCGCCTCCCCTCGGACGGGCAGGGTCTCTTAGCGCCACCCTGCCCGGAGGGCGAACCGGTCTTGGGGCGACCGGGAGTCCGGGCTACTCCTTCTTCTTGCCGCCGCCCAGGGCCCTGTTGAAGTCCTCCCACAGCGCGCCGGCGACCACGCCGACCGCGCCGCCGACCGCCGCCCC
It includes:
- a CDS encoding substrate-binding domain-containing protein: MKIRSFGAAAKIGFVLLLAQGVAAEAAEVKVIAGAAMSGVIGELGPQFERTTGHKLVIQYGLAPALKRQIEAGEAFDLVILSRAPMDDLTKQGKIAAGTRAEIAQVCMGVAVRAGAPKPDIGSVEAFKRALLNASSITYTADSTTGIHLAKVFERLGIAEPMKAKAKPQQVPLRTPQAVADGEAELGIALTNILLSVRGVEHVGLLPPELQNCLVFSAGVGAAAKQPDAAKALIKHLTAPAAAVVIKAKGMEPATP
- a CDS encoding GYD domain-containing protein, whose product is MPYYLLQAAYTAEAWASLVKNPQNRLEAVRPVIEKLGGKIEAGWLAFGEYDIVAICQLPDNTSAAAFSMAAAAGGAVKAIKTTPLMTMEEGLAAMKKAAGAGYRPPSS